From Lolium perenne isolate Kyuss_39 chromosome 5, Kyuss_2.0, whole genome shotgun sequence, a single genomic window includes:
- the LOC127302046 gene encoding tRNase Z TRZ2, chloroplastic, with protein sequence MAATASIFSLPPLRLGHRRLLSPASGPDSRFQTLAAKKAAASTDAGGAGGGSGLLSVLDRKLTDEEEYRRARAQVQRKGVEAEGYGVEGISVGGHETCVTVPSLNVAFDIGRGPLFAVRHDNLFITHAHLDHIGGLPMYIATRGLYNLKPPTVFVPPCIKDDVEEMLQIHRRMSRIDLEVELVALDLGETYEIRNDLVARPFQTHHTVPSQGYVIYSVRRKLKKQYAHLKGSQIVKLKESGSEVTDTILYPEVAFTGDTTSDFILDPRNADALRAKVLITEATFLDDQVDVDHAREHGHMHLSEIMEHSQWFRNETIILTHFSNRYSLEDIRQAVNRLQPKLLSKIVALTEGFKSEYS encoded by the exons ATGGCGGCCACcgcctccatcttctccctccccccgctccgcctcggccaccgccgcctcctctcccCAGCCTCCGGCCCGGACTCCCGATTCCAGACGCTCGCCGCGAAGAAGGCGGCCGCCTCCACCGACGCCGGCGGGGCCGGCGGAGGGAGCGGGCTGCTGTCGGTGCTGGACCGGAAGCTCACGGACGAGGAGGAGTACCGGCGCGCGCGCGCCCAGGTGCAGCGCAAGGGCGTGGAGGCGGAGGGGTACGGCGTGGAGGGGATCTCGGTGGGCGGGCACGAGACCTGCGTCACGGTGCCGTCCCTCAACGTCGCCTTCGACATCGGCCGCGGCCCGCTCTTCGCCGTGCGCCACGACAACCTCTTCATCACCCACGCCCACCTCGACCACATC GGTGGTCTTCCAATGTATATAGCAACCCGTGGCCTCTACAATTTGAAGCCTCCAACTGTATTTGTACCTCCGTGCATAAAGGATGATGTTGAGGAGATGCTTCAGATCCATCGTAGAATGAGTCGAATTGACCTGGAAGTTGAATTAGTTGCTCTTGATCTGG GGGAGACATATGAAATACGCAATGACCTTGTTGCCAGACCATTTCAGACTCACCATACTGTACCCAGCCAG GGTTATGTCATATACTCTGTTCGAAGAAAGTTGAAGAAACAATATGCTCACTTGAAGGGAAGTCAAATAGTGAAATTAAAGGAATCAGGCTCTGAG GTCACAGATACCATACTGTACCCAGAAGTGGCCTTTACCGGAGATACAACATCCGATTTTATTCTTGATCCACGGAATGCCGATGCCCTGAGAGCAAAGGTTCTTATAACTGAG GCGACCTTCCTAGATGACCAAGTCGATGTTGATCATGCTCGAGAGCATGGCCACATGCATCTGTCTGAG ATAATGGAGCATTCCCAATGGTTCAGAAACGAGACAATCATACTCACCCATTTCTCAAATCGATATAGTCTTGAG GATATTCGACAAGCAGTTAACAGGCTACAACCAAAGTTACTTTCGAAGATTGTTGCTCTGACAGAAGGCTTTAAATCTGAATATAGCTAA
- the LOC127302047 gene encoding putative BPI/LBP family protein At1g04970, whose amino-acid sequence MGARPLLLLLLLHALLFSAPSPAAASPHISAVISQSGLDFAKDLLVPRATETLAQLSVPDIAQSVYIPLIGTVHMVASHIVLQGLAVADSTVAAGDTGVVVAASFSSVNLTMEWSYSYDSWFVTISDSGNASVQVEGMDVGVSMGMKSENGSLKLFVTECGCYMKDLDITLNGGSSWFYQVFIDGFSNHIRSSVENAITNKITEGASKLDLFLESIPKEIYVDKVATVNVTFVNDPLFKSSSVQFDIDGLFIPSDKTALSKPMHFGDTKYAQPLGSSSNMLWISLDEEVFNSVSALYFKAGSLQHIVDKVPDQFLLNTASWRLLIPKLYRKYPNEDMLLNISAVSPPSVRINVGGVDATVDLDVIVNVLDSGEIVPVACISLSVAVSGGASVSGNNLVGKVELDYFSFDLKWSDIGKLHTSIVQRVMQIVLKKLFVPYVNSYLGQGFPLPIIKGFLIKDAYILISESRIIVSSDVAFVEPMKTFRVKQFVRSLSEGVPVTTM is encoded by the exons ATGGGAGCCCgtccgctcctcctcctcctccttctccacgCCCTCCTGTTCTCCGCtccctcccccgccgccgcctcgccgcaCATCTCCGCCGTCATCTCCCAGTCGGGCCTCGACTTCGCCAAGGACCTGCTCGTGCCGCGAGCCACGGAGACCCTCGCGCAGCTGAGCGTCCCCGACATCGCGCAGTCCGTATACATCCCGCTCATCGGCACCGTCCACATGGTCGCCTCCCACATCGTGCTACAAGGCCTGGCCGTCGCCGACTCCACCGTCGCCGCCGGGGACACCGGGGTCGTCGTGGCCGCCTCCTTCTCCAGCGTCAACCTCACCATGGAGTGGAGCTACTCGTACGACTCCTGGTTCGTCACCATCTCTGACAGTGGGAACGCTTCGGTTCAG GTTGAAGGAATGGATGTTGGGGTTTCCATGGGGATGAAGAGTGAAAATGGATCGCTCAAGCTGTTCGTCACGGAGTGTGGCTGCTATATGAAAGACTTGGACATAACTCTGAATGGTGGATCATCTTGGTTCTATCAAGT cttcataGATGGTTTTAGCAATCATATCCGATCATCAGTGGAAAATGCAATTACGAACAAAATAACAGAGGGTGCGTCGAAGCTTGACTTGTTCCTGGAAAGTATTCCAAAGGAGATTTATGTTGATAAAGTCGCTACTGTGAATGTGACATTTGTTAATGATCCGCTCTTCAAAAGTTCCTCCGTTCAGTTTGATATAGATGGGCTATTTATTCCATCTGATAAAACTGCTCTTTCAAAACCCATGCATTTTGGTGATACCAAATATGCACAGCCTCTTGGCAGCTCTTCAAACATGCTATGGATTTCATTGGATGAAGAAGTTTTCAACTCTGTGTCAGCTCTTTACTTCAAG GCTGGTTCACTACAACACATAGTGGACAAGGTTCCTGATCAGTTTCTTTTGAACACTGCTAGCTGGAGGCTTTTGATTCCTAAGTTGTACCGTAAATATCCAAACGAAGATATGCTATTGAATATTTCTGCTGTATCACCTCCCTCCGTGAGGATTAATGTGGGTGGAGTTGATGCCACAGTCGACTTAGATGTCATAGTTAACGTTTTGGATTCTGGTGAAATAGTTCCAGTTGCATGCATATCACTG TCAGTTGCTGTTTCTGGAGGTGCAAGTGTTTCCGGGAATAATCTTGTTGGGAAAGTTGAATTGGATTATTTCTCATTCGACTTGAAGTGGAGCGACATTGGCAAACTCCATACTAGTATAGTGCAG AGAGTGATGCAGATCGTCCTGAAAAAATTGTTTGTACCCTATGTGAACTCGTATCTCGGACAAGGTTTCCCACTGCCTATCATCAAGGGCTTCCTCATCAAAGATGCATATATCCTCATTTCCGAGTCAAGAATTATTGTTAGCTCTGATGTTGCCTTTGTCGAACCAATGAAGACATTTAGAGTAAAGCAGTTTGTAAGATCACTCAGCGAAGGTGTGCCAGTCACCACTATGTAG
- the LOC127302048 gene encoding uncharacterized protein has translation MAMATHTGVAASKVLILVGAGLTGSIVLRNGRLSDVLSELQELMKGVNQGEGPGALDMALIQAQIRNLAQEVRDLTLSKPITILSGKSDSGGSLSSYILPAAAVGALGYCYMWCKGWSLSDVMFVTKRNMASAVDSMSKQLEQVSSALAATKRHLTKRLENLDGKMDEQVEMSKHIRTEVIDVKTDLSQIGFDVEAIQQMVAGLEEKIELLDNKQDAANAGIWYLCRMAGGIKEGLNTKFFQEADEKLKLLDVAQTEKKSVKGLELFLESSTKEVKAIDSKPNTIAQNDAKKPMKTFDVPLKSAAVHRSNRVLFRKEGLAL, from the exons ATGGCGATGGCGACGCACACGGGGGTCGCCGCCTCCAAGGTCCTCATCCTCGTCGGCGCAG GCCTGACGGGATCGATCGTGCTGCGGAATGGTCGCTTGTCCGATGTGTTGTCGGAGCTCCAG GAGCTCATGAAGGGCGTGAATCAGGGAGAAGGTCCGGGCGCCCTTGATATGGCCCTTATCCAAGCTCAG ATTCGAAATTTAGCCCAAGAAGTCAGAGATTTGACTCTATCAAAGCCCATTACCATTTTGAGTGGCAAATCTGACTCTGGTG GCAGTTTATCATCCTACATACTGCCAGCTGCTGCAGTTGGAGCATTAGGTTATTGCTATATGTGGTGTAAG GGATGGTCCCTCTCAGATGTCATGTTTGTCACTAAACGCAATATGGCCAGTGCTGTTGACAGCATGTCAAAGCAATTGGAGCAAGTTTCATCAGCACTAGCA GCAACAAAAAGACATCTAACTAAGCGCCTCGAGAATTTGGATGGCAAAATGGATGAGCAAGTGGAGATGTCCAAACATATCCGGACTGAG GTCATTGATGTTAAAACCGACCTATCTCAAATTGGCTTTGACGTTGAAGCAATTCAACAGATGGTAGCCGGATTG GAAGAGAAGATCGAGTTGCTTGACAATAAACAG GATGCGGCTAATGCTGGTATATGGTACCTTTGCCGAATGGCAGGAGGTATCAAAGAGGGATTAAACACCAAGTTTTTCCAG GAAGCTGATGAAAAACTCAAGCTCTTAGACGTGGCTCAAACTGAAAAGAAGTCGGTGAAG GGTCTTGAGCTATTTCTGGAGAGCAGCACCAAGGAAGTGAAGGCAATCGACTCCAAGCCTAACACCATTGCACAGAACGATGCCAAGAAACCCATGAAAACGTTTGATGTGCCCCTTAAGAGTGCTGCGGTGCACAGATCAAACAGGGTCTTGTTTCGGAAGGAAGGCCTTGCGTTGTGA
- the LOC127302049 gene encoding probable disease resistance protein RXW24L, producing the protein MAEQAVATVLHRVGATVIQEASSLSEVPGKVEALKSELKRMQCFLRDTDTRMERGEMVNHLVSEVRDVAYRVEIIIDMANILARESNRKRSFMGAISKGAQYPFHWMHLYIIGKRIDKVMARVRTIFQDFTKYSIVSTSLNETRYSMDENESLRARRLTLPDFEDEVDVIGFDSQIDQIKDQLLDLENKDLTVISLVGPGGAGKSTIAKKVYNLVSKKHFNSSVWICISQQFTAYGALKDIAKGAMGTQDFEEIGEMKEIEIIKKISSFLKDKRYLVVLDDVWRKEDWDIIQATFPNVKNGSRIVITTRNSAISNHPNTRKIIHEVKLLNNEESIELFNRKAFPYYAADGRNDLDSFRELGKTLAFKCNGLPLAIVVIGGFLSKNLKITEWKRMVTSINWDAMKNEGDIRAILDLSYYDLSSNLKACFLYITSFPEDYAVPVGLLTKLWISEGFIPNVRGCSLEETAISYVEELAQRCMILIEKRSSKCIKTIKVHDVLRDWGIGRARREGFFKDCSSSNEVDTSYSDEMRAYRVVLHDSVCVRVGVVIPNLHTLLIHNAARLEWKVFPSKGLHYLRVLYFDGMRARWHLPREIGHMVHLRYLGLKGGTYVLPASVSNLANLHTFDARDATMEALPISLLSILTLKYVHIYKVESWSMQNITMQSNLKCLFIFLSSSMPKQWEAVIGRMEGNPSQCFGKHYQIIKQLEMVGACEDRFGVPNDLQLPDLFLLPRNLRRLKISCPNLLNDEDPMPTLGSWLTFLNVLEIGVKSYTGATMTCPSGGFPDLYNLVLHDLDIEEWILEDGAMPKLRILTLCKCTKLKALPQGLQQLKELKKVKVIAMPELDQVQCYLLHRAGREVIIRSSEEDFEHVQIPKDDR; encoded by the exons ATGGCCGAGCAAGCAGTTGCCACAGTGTTGCACAGGGTAGGAGCCACTGTGATTCAGGAGGCTTCTTCTCTGAGCGAGGTTCCTGGCAAGGTGGAGGCCCTCAAGTCCGAGCTCAAGCGCATGCAGTGCTTCCTCAGAGATACCGATACGAGGATGGAGAGAGGCGAAATGGTGAACCACCTGGTGTCCGAGGTCAGGGATGTAGCTTACAGGGTTGAGATCATAATTGACATGGCGAATATCTTGGCGAGGGAGAGCAACAGAAAACGGTCCTTCATGGGTGCCATATCAAAGGGTGCTCAGTACCCCTTCCACTGGATGCATCTGTACATTATAGGAAAAAGGATTGATAAAGTTATGGCAAGAGTGCGTACAATCTTCCAAGATTTCACAAAATATAGCATTGTTAGTACTAGCCTGAATGAGACGAGGTATAGTATGGATGAGAACGAAAGTTTGCGCGCTAGGAGGCTGACACTTCCTGACTTCGAGGATGAGGTCGATGTCATTGGCTTTGATAGTCAAATTGACCAAATCAAGGATCAACTGCTTGACTTGGAGAATAAGGATCTCACCGTCATCTCACTTGTTGGTCCAGGAGGAGCAGGAAAATCAACCATTGCCAAGAAGGTCTACAATCTCGTCTCAAAAAAACATTTCAACTCGTCTGTATGGATATGTATCTCACAGCAATTTACAGCCTATGGTGCACTAAAGGATATCGCTAAAGGGGCCATGGGTACTCAAGATTTCGAAGAAATAGGAGAAATGAAAGAGATAGAAATTATAAAGAAGATATCCAGTTTTCTAAAGGATAAAAGATACCTTGTAGTTTTAGATGACGTATGGAGAAAAGAAGATTGGGATATTATCCAAGCCACCTTTCCAAATGTAAAAAATGGAAGCAGAATAGTTATAACAACTCGCAATTCAGCAATTTCCAATCATCCCAATACAAGAAAAATAATCCATGAGGTAAAGCTCCTCAACAACGAGGAAAGTATCGAGTTGTTCAACAGGAAGGCATTCCCTTACTATGCTGCCGATGGAAGAAATGATCTGGATAGCTTCAGAGAATTAGGCAAGACACTTGCGTTCAAGTGTAATGGATTGCCTCTTGCAATTGTAGTGATAGGAGGCTTCCTTTCAAAGAACCTCAAAATTACCGAGTGGAAAAGAATGGTTACTAGCATAAATTGGGATGCAATGAAGAATGAAGGTGACATCAGAGCCATACTGGACCTAAGTTACTATGATCTGTCAAGTAATCTGAAGGCATGCTTTTTGTACATCACATCATTCCCGGAAGACTATGCAGTCCCGGTTGGCCTACTTACAAAGTTATGGATTTCAGAGGGTTTTATACCAAATGTTCGTGGATGCTCCCTTGAAGAAACAGCAATCAGTTATGTGGAAGAACTGGCACAGCGCTGTATGATCCTAATTGAAAAGAGGAGCTCCAAGTGCATCAAGACCATAAAAGTGCATGATGTGTTGCGTGACTGGGGAATTGGGCGAGCTCGAAGAGAAGGGTTCTTTAAAGACTGCAGTTCCAGCAATGAAGTGGATACCTCATATTCTGATGAAATGAGAGCTTACAGAGTGGTTCTCCATGACTCTGTTTGCGTAAGAGTTGGTGTTGTAATACCAAATCTGCACACCTTGCTGATCCACAATGCAGCTCGATTAGAATGGAAAGTCTTCCCTTCTAAGGGATTACATTACTTGAGGGTGCTCTACTTTGATGGCATGAGAGCAAGATGGCATCTTCCTAGAGAGATCGGCCATATGGTACATCTGAGGTATCTTGGCTTGAAAGGTGGCACATATGTACTTCCTGCTTCTGTTAGTAATCTCGCAAACCTGCATACTTTTGATGCGAGAGATGCCACAATGGAAGCACTTCCTATTTCTCTCTTGAGCATTTTGACATTGAAGTATGTCCATATCTACAAAGTTGAGTCATGGTCCATGCAGAACATCACCATGCAAAGCAACCTGAAATGTCTTTTCATATTCCTGTCGTCCAGCATGCCAAAGCAATGGGAAGCAGTGATTGGTAGAATGGAAGGAAATCCGTCCCAGTGTTTTGGGAAGCACTACCAGATTATCAAACAGTTGGAAATGGTTGGGGCATGTGAGGACAGGTTTGGTGTGCCCAACGACCTACAACTTCCTGATCTGTTTCTCCTCCCGCGCAACCTGAGACGGCTAAAAATTAGCTGTCCTAATTTGCTGAATGATGAAGACCCCATGCCAACACTTGGGAGCTGGCTAACGTTCCTGAATGTGTTAGAAATAGGGGTCAAGTCCTATACTGGTGCAACCATGACCTGCCCTTCTGGTGGATTTCCAGATCTCTACAATTTGGTACTCCACGATCTAGATATCGAGGAGTGGATATTGGAGGATGGTGCAATGCCGAAGCTCAGAATACTAACTCTCTGCAAGTGCACCAAGCTGAAGGCACTTCCACAAGGATTGCAGCAACTGAAGGAACTTAAGAAGGTGAAAGTGATAGCGATGCCCGAGTTGGATCAAGTACAATGCTACCTACTCCATAGGGCAGGACGCGAGGTCATCATCAGGTCAAGTGAGGAGGATTTTGAGCATGTACAGATCCC AAAGGATGACAGGTAA